The window aCACATCTATTAATGTTCCTAATACCCTCAAAATCCCTAGTGAATTAAGAAGAGCAGTTTAACCTCTCTGGTGGGTTTTTTGGAATGTTGTTCTTGGAGTCAAGCAACATTGTAGTCTTAAAGGATAACAGCTTAGCTCACCTCTGTTTGACTTAAATCAGAAACATAAATGAGGAGATTACATCTAATCTATGCTACCAATTCTCAAATGGCCTAATCTCACATAGTCCAAAGCATATTGTTTCATATGATTATCGTTGGAGGAAGTTTGTTTGTATTATCATGTAGGGTAAGTTACTTAACCCTTCAGCTTATTCACCCAATTGTGCCAAGTGTGAAGAGAGGCCAAATATTTAATCATCTACTCACCCACTGTGGGAATCACTCACCACCCATTTGAGGAGGCCTCAAGAATGATTTCTCTGCTTGAATTTCCAAATGTggaagaagaattttttttttttttgagtgtCCTCCCTCAAGGAATTACACCATTCCTCTAGTGTTGTGAAAATTCTAATTACCCTTTCCATAAAGGTGAGGCTTTGGGAAAAAGTGATCCAAGGTAAGGGGCAAAAGGGGGAAAATGTGTGTGGACATACAAATTTGAGTAtggggttttctttctttagcaATTATGGCAAGAGAGAAAAGATAGAGAAAGAGTAGGTCCAACCCTCCTCTCAACTCCATCTTACCATCATGAAACCTAATACAATACCACTTTATATAACCCCATTGAAAGTCCTTTGATCAATTAGAATAAAATTGAccctctttttattttgtttatttcttggGCTACAAGTGTGATGTCATTTAGAGAAGAGCCACATGGCATAAcatttataaattcaaaattttacatTGCTTGTATTCTTGATCTAGAGAATTTTGGTCATTCTCATAATGAGCAAATCTAGGAACATGTGACatgttattttatcaaaattattttcaacaatcaATACCCTAAATTCAACATCACAAGAACTTTAGTATTTACAAAAATTTATGTAGACAAACATGGGACAATGAATGACCCATAATTCAATCAATGTCCCAAATTCAATTTTAGAGGGGATCATGAAATGTGAGAGACTCAATGATGACTCAAGGAAATGTAGCTTTCAACATGGGTCAATTATCCGTGTCAACCCCACCAAGGGAAGACTAAAATTTTTTGGTGACATTTCATAAGTTCACAAAGCCAATGATTAATATTTTGTCATTCTCCGGAATTGAAGGGACTTTCCCTTTGGTGGAAGATGAGTTCAAAGTTCAATCCACACAAGTCAATCCAAGGAGAAATGGCCATAAAGGGAGCAAACCCTAATTCTAAAAAGACGTCTCTATGTGTTCAGAAAGAGTAGGTGAGCATTACAAGGATTTGAGCAACCAAACTCTGATATAGACATTAACAATAAAACCATCTGAACTGGTAGGATCGGATAGGATGGTTTAATAAAAAAGCAAAGTTGGGagctttaattttgtttttaattattttttttattgagcgTGAACATTTATATAATATTGAATGCTTGACACTTGACCGTTTCTTGATCctctaaataaaataacaaatccTTGATAACTCAATccttattttttaacattttaaaccATGGTGGCTTGATCCAAATTTAGTAATATGAAAATCTTATGCTACCATTGGTGACAACATCGATGCTAgctgacttttttttttttttttttgaaaaaatctcaACCTAACCCTTTGGTACTTCAGAGGACAAACATTCTCATAGCTGCCTTCTGACGTTTAGCTAATGATCATATGTTTAGTGAAATTAATTGGTCAACGAGGGTAAAACTTTAGTATGAACctgtcaaaaacaaaaaaaaaccaaaaaaggtTCTTCACGTTTCTTTTTCAGTTTTGACATTGAATtggaatttaattataaaagacTGTTGACGCGTAGAAagattagtattatttttaaacaattaaaaagataGCTCATGTCATAAGACTGAAATTGCACCGATTCGTGACATTTTGGGCACGGAGTCGTGTTTCAATTCCACACGGCTAGGCAAGAAATCAACTTCAACCCACCAATTGGGTTACAGCATTACTCAGCTAATCATagcataatataataataataatttaaagggAACGCCCAGAAACATTTTCGTGAAACACATCTACAAGTAAATGTACGTGGTATGCAGACTTGGAGAATTGGTTAtatgaaaggaaaattaaaaaaaaaaaaaaaaagggaaaatggtCAACGTCTGTGGTGGAATTTAGTGAGTTTTGGGTTGACTAATTGACAAAAAACATATGAGCCATAGGAGACACTCGTTTGCACGCCGACCCCCGAGTCAACCCATGGCCACACACATACTCGTGTGTCGTCTTCGTCTTTCtttgcattattattattattattattattttattatttttttcattgaattaTAATTGTGATTATTTGTATGGGCCATTTCCACGTGCCACGTGATCCGTGGTACTCTAGTGGGTCACCACTTTGTAGGGACCCGGTCCTATTTTGTCATCTTCTACACCTCAAGCTGACCTCAATGTGACATCACTAAATATTATTTGTAAGCATTTGTTTAAACCTTATACTCCATGGTATAATTGgaaacaagaaaatgattttagctCTATTTTACAAGaatataatttcttaaaattaagtGGGAGAACACGTGTGGAATTTGGGTGATCCAGTGAAAACGTGTGCAAGTGGGGGTAATcaataactaaaaaaacaaaaaacatgtatATACTAATTTGGATATTGATTAAGACTAAGATTGATGAACAACTCAATTAAGTTTGGTGGGAGTCATGGGGTATGACGTAAGGGTATTGAGGGCCAAAATGGTGAATTTGGGAAGAGAGAGAACATTCCACAGAGCATAAGAAGACAAGTAGAAAATCCAAAGGAGTGGATGGGTGTCACCTAATGAAATACCCTTTTGCATCAACTGGAAAGCGACCGCTGTGTCTTACCTCTCTTTTGGGTTCTGAGGTCAATCCCTCTCCCTCTACCTCTACCTCTCCCTCAAGTTCTCAACCTTTCTCACACGCGCTCTCCTTCACATATTCACATAATTTGAAAGGGATCAATAGATCTGATTGGACAACTGGAAAATTGGAGGTTAAATTTTGAGGAAGGATGGctgagaaaaatgagaaaggGCAATGATGGGGATGTAGAAAGAGGTCACAATCTGGGTTTGACTCTTTGGCCCCAGGTGTCGTGGCACGCGAGCGCATGCCTCTTCGGTCCCACGTTGACTCATTACCATTCGCTCTCCTCGCAAGCATCACGTCGCATCTTTTGTATATACACACCAAAATGTAGAATGTAGAATTGAATCAGAAAGAATTATACTTATTGGGcggatcatcatcatcatcatcatcctcgaCGTATTTACATATTTGGACAGCTGATATCCACATTGGGAAATAATGTTGCCTGTATGGAAAAGGATGGCTGGCTTTAATTGTCCATGATGAAGGTTTTCTTCATGGTTGTGGGCTGTGGGTGTGAACCCTCGCAATGCCGTCAAGTAATGGTGGTGGTCCATAGGTTTGATGACAGGAAGAAAATTAAATCACATGTGAACCTTCATACGAACAAGAAATTGAAACAATGGCATAATTCTTCAATGAGCCGAATCGACAACCAAGAGGCATCAGTGTCAAGTGAGCTTGCAGCAATGAATGTGGCGACTCCGCCGCGCCCCCCCCTTTCAAACTCCTAACTTCGTCCCCTTGTTTCTGAATAATCAACTCTTACATGATGAGTAGAGTTTATGTGAACATCATCGAATGTTTGTGGTTGTTTTCACAAAGGTGATAATTCGGTTCACAACATACGAACCCAATTAGGAATTTTCCTACGCTTTTTGGCGACAAACGAGCACCAAATTGTTGGGTCAACTGTGCGGTTTCGCTAGACTACAACTAAGTTAAAAATCTTCTTCTTCCCATTCATTGCCTCCTAACATGTTAAGTGCAAATGCTAAAATTCATTCATGGATGGAGTGGACTCCATCTCAGTGGTACGTGCAGAACAAGCATGAAAAAATGGGCTTATCTTTCAATGGAGCAGAAGCTTTTTCTTAAGCCAATTCCAATCATTTGTCTATTCCAGAACCGTATTGGTATACTGAAGCTTCCATTCTTGTGCAAGTGCTTTCTAACATTGAATGTGTGGTGTGGCCATTGTGAACTATTATTCTGATTTAATCCCAATGGGAGGTGCTATATGGAGAATGCGTGCTCTTAGCACTATTAGAAACTTGAGAAAGGGCATATGGATTTTGGGTGCCTAATTAACTTTCTACCTAGGCCATGTGGATTGTGGCACGATTCAATCCAACCTTGTAAATATCCACATGAACGAAAAGGCATAACAAcctaaatttcaattttcttggcAACTGTGAAGGCTTTTCTCCTATGTTATAAGGACATGTTTGCTATGGTAGAAATCAAAAGTATCTCTCTTTCAATTCTTTTGTTAACTTGaactttgaaataaaaaaaaatatctatgttTCATCATAACATGAGGGTACTCATTCCTCAAATTTGGGAAACCCATTAGCCCCAGTTTTGGGTTTTTCATTTTGTAGATAGATTGCTTACTTTGTCTCAAATCTATTTCATCAAATAAGGTTTAAGAGTTTGTTTCAtcgtataatttaaaaataaatttttatttttaaaaataaaataaaataaagaataatttttagataatatgtagaaattgtttttaccaattttttttatttttaaatatgagtccatttgatcatattttgttaaatttatttttaaaaattgtttttaaattaaacaataaaaaatatatttttaaaaaatagaaaaaatgactAAACGGACctaagaaatgaaattttttttcttcatccaTTCATTTAagatatcttttgttttttttatataaatatctataataataaatgtaattttttttaatatgaggaaattataataaaattacatatttcATTCCAATAaaacttttgattttgatttttttattctctttcttaAGAAATTTAACTAGTGGTATCTTCAAAGAGTTTGTGATGAATACCATCTACTTTGTCAAATTATAATGTTGTCCTTCCACAAAACAAATCATGAATTTTTGAAGTGGTCATTTatggaaatgattttattttctaaaaatattgtgAATTTGTGAAATGTTTTTTATCccctattttaaaataatacctaaagatattatttaaaaaaaaggaagaaagaaaaagggttGCATCACTAGCTTGTGGTACAAAAttgtagaaggaaagaaagatggGGTGGTGAGATAAGGTTGGGGAATACCTTGGGAATTTACCACAGACTTGCACTTGTGTTAGCTACTTCCCTCCTCTCACCTTCTACTAATTCACATGTCCTTCGAGTGACTCTCACGCGCATTGACCTACTCTCTACGGTCTTCGATTATAAACTCTCCTAATTATccatttctttaattaattaatcggCATTAGTAAATTAACCCTTTATACATAGAGGTACGCTATTTCCATGCAACTGTGACGTGGCAGCCAGATCAAGAACCTTCATCATATCACTTCGCTTTGTTCGTAAGGAACACGAATGctcacaaataaataataaataaataaaaggtaaaGAGAACAAagaatttctaaaataaaaaaaaaataaaaaaatgaaatcaaagaaaaaaaagaaaaagagaattgGATTCAAAATGGGCTCTCATTTGTCCAATCATCCCTTGAAATGTCAACCTGATTCCGGTAGTTTCCACCGTCCGTACCCTCAAACCGttgtatatataaataagacCCCAAGTCTTGAGCTGCTTTCTTATAAACCTAACTCAAAGATAGGGATAGAGAAAcgagaagaggaagaagaagaagaaggaggaggaggagaaagaGAAAGGGAGATTCCCATATAGAGAAATCAAAGGTGTTGTATCTTTGAGGTTTAACGATGGCAGATGAATTTCAGACGGGGGTATGCGGCGGAACATGGTGGAATCCGGCGAGGAACTCCTTCATCGGAGGGCCATCACCGTGCTCCACGGCGCTGAATGATACGGGAAGCTTTGGGTGGCCGACTGAGATGGTGGACATCAAGGCAAGGTCGTGTGAGGAGTCCGCTTCGGTTTCCGATAGCTCCATAGTTTTCCAAGATATTCAGAAACCCCAGCAGCCGGATTCCGCCAGCGGCGGTGGCAGCATGTTGATGGAATCGACTTTGCAAATGATGGGTTTTGGCCTTTCGTCATCGTCGACGACAACGGATTGGAATCCAGCTTTGATGTAAGCTTGGAGCTGCGCCTAACTGTTTTAATTCCATTTGGTGCATAGCAGCCTAATTAGTTATGATGATTTACAACTATTCTTTTTTGAATTCGTTGAAATTTAAATCTCAAAAGTTCTAAGAGTCAATACTTTGTGGACGGGCAATGAAAAAAGTTAGATATTTGAGATTTGTTTTTGGTCAACTTAATCAATTAAATTCCTTTTACCAGAAAAAAAGCACTACATAATATTTTGCTTACCAATCGGTTTCTCTTATGTTCtctttatcttttttgttttttccagTCGTGGTAGCGGCAGAGCTGAGAGCAATTATCATTCCATGCTCCAAGATGACATGAGTTCGAGGTTGAATGGGATGGATTCTCCTCAAATTCAGAAGGATTGGAGTCCGAAGAACTTTTCCACTGGCGGTGAAGATTCATCCATATGCGCGCTTAAGCCCATGAATCAGGGTTTTGCATTAGACCAGCAGCGTTTAAATTCTATCAATAGCTCCGGCGACAGTACAGTGACTTGCCAAGGCTTCTCTTCAGGCTTTCCCATGGGTTCAGCTTCATATGGCTACCCTTCCACATTGTTGCAAGGTTTATATGACCCTGATCCTCAACCCCAGCAGTATCTTTTTGATAACCGGTCAATGAACTATTCATCTATGGCGAATTACCGGACAAGCATGAATGAATTATCGCCTTCCTGGCCTAAATACTCTCCCTACATGAAACCCTCATTGCCTAAGCAGCAACCTAATAGTCATTTGCACTTCACCAACAATACACCCTTCTGGAATGCCTCTGCGGCGGCTCTAAATGATATCAGAGCGAGCTTTTTTCCTTCACCGCAGTCGCAGTTTCTCACACCAACATTTGAAGAGAAGCCCAATTGTTCCAAGCTCACCACAAAGGTAAATATAATGATAGCTAGATAGGATATGAGTTCGACTAGGGTTTCTGAAACTGAATTGTTCTTTATATATTCGAATTCCAGCTCAATACCGAGGAAGTTCGAGACTCGGGATCAGTGTTGAAGAAGAGCAGCGCTGAACCTGCATTCAAAAGGCCTCGAATTGAAACACCATCGCCATTACCAACTTTTAAGGTAAAATATAGATTCAATGAAGGTTTTTATTAGAGAGAGCTTCAATCCTTCCCTTTGTAAtaattatgaattgtttttcttgaaAGAAACGGATGACAAGTTGTAGCTTTGTTATCAGGTCCGTAAAGAGAAGCTAGGGGACCGAATCACTGCACTCCAGCAATTGGTTTCCCCTTTCGGAAAGGTAAGTTTTTGGatttttcctttgctttttcatagaagaattttcaaaatcttttcaataTGAATTAGTAAATGCATAATTGGGCTAATTTGATTCATATGCTTGTTCCAGACTGATACTGCATCAGTTCTCCATGAGGCCATCGAGTACATCAAGTTCCTCCATGATCAAGTCAGTGTAGGTTCCACTATCATCTTGTTGTTGAAACAGTTAATCAATTGATGGGAAAACCCTAGCTGGTAGACATGGATGTGTTGACTAGCCTAAtatatttattctcttttctggGTTTGATTTCAGGTTTTAAGCACTCCATATATGAAAAATGGGGCTCCCATTCAACCACAACAGGTACAATAGTTTTCTACTATTCTTCAGTCAGTACAAGCAGTCGTACCAAAGGAAACAAGCATAATTTTACTTTAGGATTCCACTTCTCAGAATAACTTAGGAAGCATTTATCCATTTTGCAGACTTCTGAAAAACTGAAGGACACAGAAGGGTCCAAACAAGACCTAAGGAGCCGAGGACTTTGCTTGGTGCCAATTTCGAGCACCTTCCCAGTTGCTAACGAGACTACAGCTGATTATTGGACACCAACATTTGGAGGAACTTTTAggtaaagagagagagaagccaTCTCCACAAGAATTATGGTATCAAACGTCCCCAGCCAAGTTGGGAATGATAACTTCAATTTACAAAGAGGATGAAGATAATGTAAGCTAGAAGAGCCACATTGCTGTGCTGTGCTGTGCTGTGCTGGTGTTGAgaaaaagcttaaaaaaaatacacaaagaaaaagagaaaggaaaggaagTGACCCATCAAGGAAGGACAGGCAATGCTGGGCCAGATACAAGCAGAATGATGTAGGCTACCAAATGATTAGGGACCATTGGAGTAGAATATATTGCTGTAATAATTCAagtattataattaaatgcgGGTTAGGAACAGGAACAGGTGCTAAATTTAGCGGAAATTCAGATTAGTTTAGAGGTGCTTTGTTGTTAAAGGAGCTGAATTTAGCAGAACTGGATAAAGGGGCTTTTGTTCCTGTTTCTGTATGTTGTATAGGACTGGCACATCCTTTTATTTatgtaaaggaaaagaaagtaaaggcaaagaaaaataaagggtgAGATCATTGAATTGAAGAATACAAGTGAACAATGAGTTTGTGGAGGTCATTTGATTGGGGTTGTagcttttcatttgtttattggTTTGGAATGTGGTAGTGGAAGTCAGAGACTCAGAGGCGGCCCACTCTTCCTGCTTTTTGGGTTTCTGCTTATTGTTTTATGCCTTTACACTTAATTTTCAATTGCATGCGCGCGTCCACTTGTGTGAGCGCGTTTCAAACTCTAATACTCCAAAACGGCATTCTCGTTTCTGTGCTGTGGTCACCCTGTGGTGAAGAAAGATAACCCAACCTCATGTCTCTTTCCCACATCGACAGTTTATGTTTCTGCGCAGCTTACTCTTTGAATTGCTTGTCTATTTGCAAAATCAGagatacttatatatatatgagattgTTCCAAAGACCAACTCTCGGAGACGGTTCTCCAATTACATGATCTGCCGTGAGTCTTTTTATAAGCCCTCTACGCCATTCCAGACCCAGTCTTGAATGCCAGGCGGTTTTTAGGGAACTCAAGGTACCtccttttattgatttttagtgGATCACACCTTTGTTGAAGTTCTTCACCACCTTTGTGAAGTCATTGGCAATTAATACCGTAAATACATTGATATTAATTTCACTACAATGAACTGAAAATCAAAGTTTAAAAACCCAAGAGTTTGATcgaaaattttccttttgagTGCCGctttaattgttttcatgtAATCATGGAGAATTCTAAGATATCAATTTAGTATTTTATCAACATATagagaaaatgagatttaaactGCTGAAAAAACTTTTGTTACTTGTGAAAAACACAACTAATTTTGGGTGGTCACAAATCCTTCCCAAGCCAATGTGTGAAGTTGTTTTCGGTTCCACCAATTGATAGTCCACAGCAATGAATACATATATCTGCACTATTCTTTTAATTGGAGATTATaatatacttatatatataaatgtataaatCATCTAACATACAATGCCATGGTTGTTACTATTTGAAGCCATTATTGTAATATGCCTTTATGTCTTCATAAATGATTTTCCTTGCAACATACTGAACATGAACACATGTTTTGTTTGCAATTAATTCTTTACAGTAAACGGTGCTTATTTCTATTCATATGATTGCAAGTTGCGTCTAGTTtgagcaaaaaaacaaaaactaaaaagttTTCCTGCAAGCTTCCTTTTAAGCAGAAATGACTAGTGAAATATCAAAAATTATAGAGCATAGATATGGAGAATCAGTTGTTGGAAGTCAAGGTCTCATGGATGTCTATATATGGAGAATGCATCTCAATTCAACTCAACAGTAAAAATGACTTCTGAATATCAAAATCGAACATAGACATGGAGAATCAGTGAATATGAAATCATAAAGGAAGTCTTTGTTTTAAGTTAATCACTTTGAGATGCCCCCCTACATCTATCCAAGATATGAGCAATAAGATAATGAAGATTAATCCCATAAATAAAGCAACATCACACATTTGCAAGGAGCATGTAAAGAGCAGCAATGAATTATGAGAGAAACAGAAACAAAGCTTAATATTGAAGAATCCCAGTGACAAGTGACTAATCATGAAAAAGTActttaaatagttaaaaatcatattgaTTGGTATCTCTTGGGCACCCAGCTTTATCATCTTTTGGTGACTTTTGAATTGATCGTCTGATGGGTATTATACCATTACTTGAAGCATCGGGATCAGTACCTCTTGCTCTCGAGTACAGTCCATGaggaatttaattcttataGTTTTTGTAAGGTATGGTTTGTTAATATAAAGGAGACGGACGAAACATAAAAAGGAATACAGAAAAGGAAAAGCATCTTGGCATCATTGTGATGCTAATAAAGTATACAGACCTTCAGCAGTTACAATCTCACTTTAATGGCAgactttcttttttcatttttcggCTAATCAATGGCGTactctatatatatacacttttgTCTTCTGCtacaagtttatttatttatttttctttattttttttttctgtgttaAAAGGGTTATTTCTTTCTGCCACCACCTTTGAATCTAATCTTCTGGGCCGTGCATTGACAAACCATGACATGTGGCTTCATCCCTTTTGGAGATGATTGATGTATCAGTGTAGATTCTTCAATGGTTGTGATGCCAAGCACCCTTGCATACTGGCTTCCCAAAATATTATATACCTTCTCTCATAGTACCCCTGGGATGGGATGCTCTCTGATGTGATGTTTCTTTGCTAGCATAAATATACTCTCCCAACAGTcttcaagtttttcaaaatcaaagatattttgcttgtttTCATATTCAAGAATGCTGTACGGAACCTTACAGTaacgaaaatgaaaaaggaataaTCCATATGTCATGTCTACTTCTTCCGGTGCAATTATTTTGTGAAATGGCTGACTTGGTGCTTGTAAACGTGCTACTTGTGAACAAATGGAGCTGGGATTGTTAGGTATGTTGCCTAAAGCGTGAGACAGAAGGtactagggatggcaatggggcgggtcatttcgggtacccgcccctaatggggtgggatattatttttctaaacgggtatgggacgggtttgggattttttttgaaacccggggcgggttcgggtattgccctaccccgccccgccccgccccgattatatataaaattaaaattaaatttaaatttaatttaaaatttaaaattaatttaatttaatttttattttattatttttaatatatagataataataaattatttttaataaaataagttataaaaaatataattatttaattatttataaaatatatttattttaatataattaaaaaaatttaaaagtaattttttaaaaaaattaaaattaaaattaaataaaaagctaAACGGGGCGGGTATGAGAATGTAgcatacccgccccgccccgccccgtttaattttttaaatgggacggggatgggaattgatttaaataaacggggcggggttgggaggGGGGCGCCCcgccccgaacccgccccgttgccatccctagaAGGTACAAGTCAAGCTTTGGTTCCAATGCCTGATTGCTAATTACACAGGTCGGATGATCGAATTGGGCAACAACAGTGTACGATGTGGGATTCAACTCTTTCTGAAGGACCTAGTCTTAGGTTCGGTGCTTGATTAGTAATCCCTTCTGGTGAAAGGTGAGGGCCAAGTAGAATAGGTTTCCCCAATTTTGAAATGGATTAGAGTAGATCTATGATCTATCCAAGAGATTGCAAACCCAACAGATGGTGGCCTGAAACTGAGAAAATTACTTTTTGCACATATGTAAGATGTCGTCGTGACTGGgacattctctctctctctctctctttctctctctcgaTGAGGAGATCACATAGATCACTCTTGGAGATTCACTTGTAAAAACCCTTCTTGTATgtaaatatgtttataaatgGGTAACCACATCTTTCACTACAACTGTCAACAGTACTAGTTTTACCATGccattatctatatatataagtgaTACGCATTAATTAGGAACAGCCCATCTGTATTTTCAGTTTCTTTTATTCGAATTTTCCATGCCTCTCTTCTTGGGACCGCATTTTGATACACAAGTGACACTGGAGAGAGAGTATTCCCTCTATTGATTAGGGCCACCAAGACAAGCTCCGGACCTGTTTGAGCAAGATTCCAAACCCAGCCCTATCTCAACAATGTTTGGGCCAACATATAACCAGTCCCATTGCCGGCTATAACAATATAGCAATGTATTCTTTGATTTTGACATTTTATGCTATTGCTGAATGCCTGCTTGACATTGAGGTTTCTCGAGAAAAAAGACCCATAAGATGGGCACAACAGATTTTTCAATGTGtaatcaatcaaaatcaaaacaactCAAGAGGTGAATTATCAGGAAGATTTTTTCTAAACCCTTTTCAAATTGCTTTTATATTTCAATCACACTACAGCTAGTAGGTGTCCCCACAGTGTTTCATTATCTTTACAGACCATCTGATGAAATTGGAAATCTGGATCTCAATTAGTCCTTTGCCAGTTCTCCCGCTTGAAATACAGAGTGTGCAAACAAACTGCATAGCAAGAGAACAAGCCTTGTGGATAGACTCAAACTAGACACTTGGGTGACGCCTTATTCCTAACCAACAAACCAAGCAAATCAAGGAGAACTAGACATAAGAGTATGCAAACTTTATCATTAATAGAAGCCACTGTATTGTAGAAACTTGGTGAGTTCTACATTGGAGATGTATTCATTTTAACACGCCAAAGTGCATATTATTATTGCGAGAAAATGAAAGTTTGGGGACTGAAACACTAAAACAAAATACATGCAGTATGGTAGACGAAGGTGTA of the Vitis vinifera cultivar Pinot Noir 40024 chromosome 10, ASM3070453v1 genome contains:
- the LOC100264251 gene encoding transcription factor bHLH112 isoform X1, with translation MADEFQTGVCGGTWWNPARNSFIGGPSPCSTALNDTGSFGWPTEMVDIKARSCEESASVSDSSIVFQDIQKPQQPDSASGGGSMLMESTLQMMGFGLSSSSTTTDWNPALIRGSGRAESNYHSMLQDDMSSRLNGMDSPQIQKDWSPKNFSTGGEDSSICALKPMNQGFALDQQRLNSINSSGDSTVTCQGFSSGFPMGSASYGYPSTLLQGLYDPDPQPQQYLFDNRSMNYSSMANYRTSMNELSPSWPKYSPYMKPSLPKQQPNSHLHFTNNTPFWNASAAALNDIRASFFPSPQSQFLTPTFEEKPNCSKLTTKLNTEEVRDSGSVLKKSSAEPAFKRPRIETPSPLPTFKVRKEKLGDRITALQQLVSPFGKTDTASVLHEAIEYIKFLHDQVSVLSTPYMKNGAPIQPQQTSEKLKDTEGSKQDLRSRGLCLVPISSTFPVANETTADYWTPTFGGTFR
- the LOC100264251 gene encoding transcription factor bHLH112 isoform X2, encoding MADEFQTGVCGGTWWNPARNSFIGGPSPCSTALNDTGSFGWPTEMVDIKARSCEESASVSDSSIVFQDIQKPQQPDSASGGGSMLMESTLQMMGFGLSSSSTTTDWNPALIRGSGRAESNYHSMLQDDMSSRLNGMDSPQIQKDWSPKNFSTGGEDSSICALKPMNQGFALDQQRLNSINSSGDSTVTCQGFSSGFPMGSASYGYPSTLLQGLYDPDPQPQQYLFDNRSMNYSSMANYRTSMNELSPSWPKYSPYMKPSLPKQQPNSHLHFTNNTPFWNASAAALNDIRASFFPSPQSQFLTPTFEEKPNCSKLTTKLNTEEVRDSGSVLKKSSAEPAFKRPRIETPSPLPTFKVRKEKLGDRITALQQLVSPFGKTDTASVLHEAIEYIKFLHDQVLSTPYMKNGAPIQPQQTSEKLKDTEGSKQDLRSRGLCLVPISSTFPVANETTADYWTPTFGGTFR